A window of Amycolatopsis australiensis contains these coding sequences:
- a CDS encoding extracellular catalytic domain type 1 short-chain-length polyhydroxyalkanoate depolymerase, with translation MRKLAFAGLAAITAAVLTTVGVAAADPPPSSLVQVADFGANPGALAMYTYTPAGLETGRPVVVALHGCTQSAADYYAHSGWPELADRWRFEVVFPQQSTSNNSLKCFNWFSTADDTRGNGEAASVKSMVDKAVADHGSDRSRVFVTGLSAGGGMTADLLAAYPDVFAGGGIMAGLPAQCATSVTEATNCQQNDQHLTPAQWASKVKAQYPGYSGPWPRVAIWQGTGDYTVYPVNGTELRDQWTAVHGVSQTPSSTQSLPGGTTLTTYADKVQLYSIAGMGHGTAVDPGTGATQCGSTGAYFLAGICSSYYTGVFFGLDKGTGTTTTATPPPTTATTTATTTQPPGTCVNASNYAHTQAGRAHQSGGQTYANGSNQAMGLWNTFTTHALRETSPGYWVLADGQC, from the coding sequence ATGCGCAAACTCGCCTTCGCCGGACTCGCCGCGATCACCGCCGCCGTGCTCACCACCGTCGGGGTGGCTGCCGCCGATCCCCCGCCGTCGTCGCTGGTCCAAGTCGCCGACTTCGGGGCCAACCCGGGCGCCCTGGCGATGTACACCTACACGCCGGCCGGGCTCGAGACCGGCCGTCCGGTGGTCGTCGCCCTGCACGGCTGCACGCAGAGCGCCGCCGACTACTACGCCCACTCGGGCTGGCCCGAGCTGGCCGACCGGTGGCGGTTCGAGGTCGTCTTCCCCCAGCAGTCGACGTCGAACAACTCGCTGAAGTGCTTCAACTGGTTCTCCACCGCCGACGACACGCGCGGCAACGGCGAGGCGGCCTCCGTCAAGTCCATGGTGGACAAGGCGGTCGCCGACCACGGCTCGGACCGCTCGCGCGTGTTCGTCACGGGTTTGTCGGCGGGCGGCGGCATGACCGCGGACCTGCTCGCGGCGTACCCGGATGTCTTCGCAGGCGGCGGCATCATGGCCGGGCTGCCCGCGCAGTGCGCCACGAGCGTCACCGAAGCGACGAACTGCCAGCAGAACGACCAGCACCTGACCCCGGCGCAGTGGGCGTCGAAGGTCAAGGCGCAGTACCCGGGCTACAGCGGACCCTGGCCGCGCGTCGCGATCTGGCAGGGCACCGGCGACTACACGGTCTACCCCGTCAACGGCACCGAGCTGCGCGACCAGTGGACGGCCGTGCACGGCGTCTCCCAGACGCCGTCGAGCACGCAGTCGCTGCCCGGCGGCACGACGTTGACGACCTACGCCGACAAGGTACAGCTGTATTCGATCGCCGGGATGGGCCACGGCACGGCGGTCGACCCGGGCACCGGCGCGACGCAGTGCGGCAGCACCGGCGCCTACTTCCTCGCCGGCATCTGCTCCAGCTACTACACGGGTGTGTTCTTCGGGCTGGACAAGGGAACCGGGACCACGACGACGGCCACGCCACCGCCGACGACGGCCACGACCACGGCCACGACGACCCAGCCGCCGGGCACGTGCGTCAACGCGAGCAACTACGCCCACACCCAGGCGGGCCGCGCGCACCAGAGCGGCGGCCAGACGTACGCGAACGGCTCCAACCAGGCCATGGGCCTGTGGAACACGTTCACCACGCACGCACTGCGCGAGACGTCACCGGGTTACTGGGTGCTCGCCGACGGGCAGTGCTAG
- a CDS encoding LacI family DNA-binding transcriptional regulator, whose protein sequence is MSRPTMAEVARRSGVSVMTVSYCYNQPDRVAPETLRRVREVAAELGYRGPDPTARSLRRRHVGAIGVVLGEHLAYAFEDPQARRFLAGVAEVCRERGSGLNLIPTTGTADDAERVRSASVDGYIVWTTVDADPVLDVVTGLGKPVAIHGGPAVDGARVVGIDNRASARELAARTFAGARRPAVLSFPFDRDRRPRLETGPPPESVAFPVTRERLLGLYDQLGDAGGVPVAVVARNDREEAAELADALLDTGPDAVVAMSDQLAFAVLDAARRRGLRVPQDLAVAGWDGGPDAAAAGLTTITQSLFAQGRDCALIALGERGPGGAAEWTATVRTTTR, encoded by the coding sequence ATGTCCAGACCCACGATGGCCGAGGTCGCGCGCCGCAGCGGGGTCTCGGTGATGACGGTGTCGTACTGCTACAACCAGCCGGACCGGGTCGCGCCCGAGACGCTGCGCCGGGTCCGCGAAGTGGCCGCCGAGCTGGGCTACCGCGGGCCGGACCCGACCGCGCGGTCGCTGCGCCGCCGCCACGTCGGCGCGATCGGCGTCGTGCTCGGCGAGCACCTCGCCTACGCCTTCGAGGATCCGCAGGCCCGGCGGTTCCTGGCCGGTGTCGCGGAGGTCTGCCGCGAGCGGGGGAGCGGGCTGAACCTCATCCCCACGACCGGGACGGCGGACGACGCCGAGCGCGTGCGGTCGGCGTCGGTCGACGGCTACATCGTCTGGACGACCGTCGACGCCGACCCGGTGCTCGACGTCGTGACCGGGCTCGGCAAGCCGGTGGCGATCCACGGCGGCCCGGCCGTCGACGGCGCGCGCGTCGTCGGCATCGACAACCGCGCGTCGGCCCGCGAGCTGGCCGCGCGCACGTTCGCCGGGGCACGACGGCCCGCGGTGCTCAGCTTCCCGTTCGACCGTGACCGCCGGCCGCGCCTGGAAACCGGGCCACCACCCGAAAGTGTCGCGTTCCCGGTGACGCGCGAGCGGCTGCTCGGCCTCTACGACCAGCTCGGGGACGCCGGCGGAGTGCCGGTGGCCGTCGTGGCGCGCAACGACCGCGAGGAAGCGGCCGAGCTGGCCGACGCGCTGCTCGACACCGGACCCGACGCCGTGGTCGCGATGAGCGACCAGCTCGCCTTCGCGGTCCTCGACGCCGCTCGCCGCCGCGGGCTCCGGGTCCCGCAGGACCTCGCCGTCGCCGGGTGGGACGGCGGCCCGGACGCCGCGGCGGCGGGCCTGACGACCATCACGCAGTCGCTGTTCGCCCAGGGCCGCGACTGCGCGCTGATCGCGCTCGGCGAGCGGGGGCCGGGCGGTGCGGCCGAGTGGACCGCGACCGTCCGGACGACCACCCGCTGA
- a CDS encoding helix-turn-helix transcriptional regulator has translation MRADRLVATLLLMQARGRVTAAELAAELEISVATARRDLEALSAAGVPVYPQPGRGGGWQLVGGARTDLSGLTAREARALFVLAGPAAGASPEVKSALRKLMGALPGTFRADAEAAADAVVVDQAGWGERPKPRPPVAELLREAVIARRRVRFTYTGRERLVDPWGLADKDDVWYLVAGTDQGRRTFRVDRIAGAVVTGEAADRPPDLELAAVWREVVEEMERRRSLLSADVVLDRRYFGVLRDRFGRHCELVAELPGDRVRARVAAAAPVMIAQELAGWGALVEVERPDSVTAELARLGGELIARYAR, from the coding sequence ATGCGCGCCGACCGTCTCGTGGCCACCCTCCTGCTCATGCAGGCGCGTGGCCGCGTCACGGCCGCGGAACTGGCGGCCGAGCTGGAGATCTCCGTCGCGACGGCCCGCCGCGACCTCGAAGCGCTCTCGGCGGCCGGCGTACCCGTCTACCCGCAGCCCGGCCGCGGCGGCGGCTGGCAGCTGGTCGGAGGCGCGCGGACGGACCTGTCCGGGCTGACGGCGCGCGAGGCGCGGGCCCTCTTCGTCCTGGCGGGTCCGGCCGCGGGCGCCTCCCCGGAGGTCAAGTCCGCGCTGCGGAAGCTGATGGGCGCGCTGCCGGGCACGTTCCGCGCGGACGCCGAGGCGGCCGCGGACGCGGTGGTCGTCGACCAGGCGGGCTGGGGCGAGCGTCCGAAGCCGCGGCCGCCGGTCGCCGAGCTGCTGCGGGAAGCGGTCATCGCGCGCCGTCGCGTCCGCTTCACCTACACCGGGCGTGAGCGGCTGGTGGACCCGTGGGGCCTGGCCGACAAGGACGACGTCTGGTACCTGGTCGCCGGGACCGACCAGGGCCGGCGGACGTTCCGGGTGGACCGGATCGCCGGGGCCGTCGTGACCGGAGAGGCCGCGGACCGGCCGCCGGACCTCGAACTGGCGGCGGTGTGGCGGGAGGTCGTCGAAGAGATGGAGCGGCGCCGGTCGCTCCTGAGCGCGGACGTCGTGCTGGACCGGCGGTACTTCGGGGTGCTGCGTGACCGGTTCGGGCGGCACTGCGAGCTGGTCGCGGAGCTGCCGGGCGACCGGGTCCGGGCGCGGGTCGCGGCGGCCGCGCCGGTCATGATCGCGCAGGAGCTGGCGGGGTGGGGCGCGCTCGTCGAGGTCGAACGGCCGGACTCGGTGACGGCCGAGCTCGCGCGGCTCGGCGGCGAGCTGATCGCCCGTTATGCTCGGTGA
- a CDS encoding MFS transporter: protein MSQPNRSAIAKIVGASLIGTTIEWYDFFLYTSAAALVFNKLFFPTANPLTGTLLAFLTYAVGFLARPVGGLVFGHFGDRLGRKKLLVVSLVLMGGSTALMGVLPTYASAGVAAPLLLTLLRLVQGFALGGEWGGAVLIVSEHGDDRRRGFWASWPQCGAPGGNLLATAVLAILSATQSDATFMSWGWRVPFLLSAVLLLIGLWIRLAVSESPVFLAAQKQAERRGEKHVPVVDVFRHSWRQVLVTIGARMAENVSYYVLTAFILVYVTTGLHLPKGVGLGAVLIGSAVHFATIPLWGALSDRVGRRPVYLTGAIGMAVWSFAFFALLDTKSSAVIVLATTVGLLLHGAMYGPQAAFFAEQFPTRVRYTGLSVGGQLSSIAAGAVAPLVAVALFSAWGSTVPVSLYVAAMCVLTVIALLAARETRGESLHDDDVEAETVVVSP, encoded by the coding sequence GTGAGTCAACCGAACCGGTCGGCGATCGCCAAGATCGTCGGCGCGAGCCTGATCGGCACCACCATCGAGTGGTACGACTTCTTCCTCTACACCTCGGCCGCCGCCCTCGTCTTCAACAAGCTGTTCTTCCCGACGGCCAACCCGCTCACCGGCACGCTGCTGGCGTTCCTGACCTACGCCGTCGGGTTCCTGGCCCGCCCGGTCGGCGGCCTCGTGTTCGGCCACTTCGGCGACCGGCTCGGACGCAAGAAGCTGCTGGTCGTCAGCCTGGTGCTGATGGGCGGCTCGACCGCGCTGATGGGCGTCCTGCCGACGTACGCGTCGGCGGGCGTCGCGGCTCCGCTGCTGCTGACGCTCCTTCGCCTCGTCCAGGGCTTCGCGCTCGGCGGCGAATGGGGTGGCGCGGTCCTGATCGTCTCCGAGCACGGCGACGACCGCCGCCGCGGATTCTGGGCGAGCTGGCCGCAGTGCGGCGCGCCGGGCGGTAACCTGCTGGCCACCGCCGTGCTGGCGATCCTGTCCGCGACGCAGTCGGACGCGACGTTCATGTCCTGGGGCTGGCGGGTCCCGTTCCTGCTTTCGGCCGTGCTGCTGCTGATCGGGCTGTGGATCCGGCTGGCCGTCTCCGAGTCGCCGGTGTTCCTCGCCGCCCAGAAGCAGGCCGAGCGCCGCGGCGAGAAGCACGTGCCGGTCGTCGACGTCTTCCGCCACAGCTGGCGTCAGGTGCTCGTCACGATCGGCGCCCGGATGGCCGAAAACGTCTCGTACTACGTCCTGACCGCGTTCATCCTCGTGTACGTCACGACCGGGCTGCACCTGCCCAAGGGCGTCGGCCTCGGCGCGGTGCTGATCGGCTCGGCCGTGCACTTCGCGACGATCCCGCTGTGGGGCGCGCTGTCCGACCGCGTCGGCCGCCGTCCGGTGTACCTGACCGGCGCGATCGGCATGGCCGTGTGGAGCTTCGCGTTCTTCGCGCTGCTGGACACGAAGTCGTCGGCGGTGATCGTGCTGGCGACGACCGTCGGGCTGCTGCTGCACGGCGCGATGTACGGCCCGCAGGCCGCCTTCTTCGCCGAGCAGTTCCCGACCCGGGTGCGCTACACGGGCCTGTCCGTCGGCGGCCAGCTGTCCTCGATCGCCGCCGGGGCCGTCGCGCCGCTGGTCGCCGTGGCGCTGTTCTCCGCGTGGGGCAGCACCGTGCCGGTGTCGCTGTACGTCGCCGCGATGTGCGTGCTGACGGTGATCGCGCTGCTCGCGGCGCGCGAGACGCGCGGCGAGTCGCTGCACGACGACGACGTCGAAGCGGAGACGGTGGTCGTTTCGCCCTAG
- a CDS encoding 3-hydroxybutyrate dehydrogenase, with the protein MTSDLDGRTALVTGGAGGIGLACVRALAAAGAKVHVVDIDGAAAEAAAGAVGGWAHAADLTDAAAIDGLPAEVDILVNNAGIQHVAPLEDFPPDVFSRIQSLMVTAPFLLIRRTLPSMYARGWGRIVNMSSVHGLRASPYKAAYVAAKHGLEGLSKVAALEGAEHGVTSNCVNPGYVRTPLVDGQIDAQAAEHGIPRDDVVAEVLLKRAAIKELIEPDDVASLVVWLCGTHAGHVTGASIPLDGGWTAA; encoded by the coding sequence ATGACCAGCGATCTGGACGGGCGCACCGCCCTCGTCACCGGCGGCGCCGGCGGTATCGGCCTGGCCTGCGTCCGGGCCCTCGCCGCGGCCGGGGCCAAGGTGCACGTCGTCGACATCGACGGAGCCGCCGCCGAAGCCGCCGCCGGGGCCGTCGGCGGGTGGGCGCACGCCGCCGACCTCACCGACGCCGCGGCGATCGACGGGCTGCCCGCCGAAGTCGACATCCTCGTCAACAACGCCGGGATCCAGCACGTCGCGCCCCTCGAGGACTTCCCGCCGGACGTCTTCAGCCGGATCCAGTCCCTGATGGTCACCGCGCCCTTCCTGCTCATCCGGCGCACGCTGCCGTCGATGTACGCCCGGGGCTGGGGCCGGATCGTCAACATGTCGAGCGTCCACGGGCTTCGCGCGTCGCCCTACAAAGCCGCCTACGTCGCCGCGAAGCACGGGCTCGAAGGGCTCTCCAAGGTCGCCGCCCTCGAAGGCGCCGAGCACGGCGTCACCAGCAACTGCGTCAACCCCGGGTACGTCCGCACCCCGCTCGTCGACGGCCAGATCGACGCGCAGGCCGCCGAGCACGGCATCCCGCGTGACGACGTCGTCGCCGAGGTCCTCCTCAAGCGCGCCGCGATCAAGGAGCTCATCGAACCGGACGACGTCGCCTCCCTGGTGGTGTGGCTGTGCGGCACGCACGCCGGCCACGTCACCGGGGCCTCCATCCCCCTCGACGGCGGCTGGACCGCCGCTTAG
- a CDS encoding helix-turn-helix domain-containing protein translates to MTAVTAPTDALRRLLDLLASGASSEQLAHVVVAARAEGALDAADLAALASAGELALRIRETLEEHRRREAQLGALFDTASELAALSDPDTVLRSIVRRARALLNVDVSYLSLNDEAEGKTYIRVSDGSVSAEFQQIVLGMGEGLGGLVAQTARPYATSDYFTDERFKHTRHIDSGVEDEGLTAILGVPLAIGPKVLGVLFASDRATREFSPDEVALLSSLADHAAIALDSANLLDQTRRAVAELNEANATIRAHNEAMERAQDAHDRLTDLVLRGGDLPDVAAAVAGVLHGDLTVYDADGTLLASSAAPAALDPDALAAARAAGRAVSTKDSWVCAVQAGPELLGSLVLAGRDGLADPDRRLFERAGVVTALLLMLRRSVVRAEDEVRGELLTDLLTAPDRNPRALLARGRRLGIDLSAPHAVLVAHADGGSRRRLASAAARHATLVGVHAEEVVLLGTGDPDELARRVAADLGAATGRPVTVGAAGPAGGPSAIAAAHGEAARCVRALLALGRTGEGAAMAGLGFLGQLLGEHADLEGFVRRTLGPVLDYDARRGTELVATLRAYFASGSQLARTKDVLHVHVNTVVQRLERVASLLGEDWQAPDRALEIQLALRVHRLGR, encoded by the coding sequence ATGACGGCCGTGACCGCACCGACGGACGCGCTGCGCCGGCTGCTCGACCTGCTCGCCTCCGGGGCGAGCAGCGAGCAGCTGGCGCACGTCGTCGTGGCCGCCCGGGCCGAGGGCGCGCTCGACGCGGCCGACCTCGCCGCACTGGCCAGCGCGGGTGAGCTGGCCCTGCGGATCCGCGAGACCCTCGAAGAGCACCGGCGGCGCGAAGCCCAGCTCGGGGCGCTGTTCGACACCGCGAGCGAGCTCGCCGCACTGTCCGATCCGGACACCGTGCTGCGCTCGATCGTCCGGCGGGCGCGGGCCCTGCTCAACGTCGACGTGTCGTACCTGTCGCTCAACGACGAGGCCGAGGGCAAGACCTACATCCGGGTCAGCGACGGCTCGGTGTCGGCCGAGTTCCAGCAGATCGTGCTCGGCATGGGGGAGGGCCTCGGCGGGCTGGTCGCGCAGACCGCGCGGCCGTACGCGACGTCGGACTACTTCACCGACGAGCGGTTCAAGCACACCCGGCACATCGACTCGGGCGTCGAGGACGAGGGCCTGACCGCGATCCTCGGCGTCCCGCTGGCCATCGGCCCGAAGGTGCTGGGCGTGCTCTTCGCGTCCGACCGGGCCACACGGGAGTTCTCGCCGGACGAGGTCGCGCTGCTGTCCTCGCTCGCCGACCACGCGGCGATCGCGCTGGACAGCGCGAACCTGCTCGACCAGACGCGGCGGGCCGTCGCCGAGCTGAACGAGGCGAACGCGACGATCCGCGCGCACAACGAGGCGATGGAACGCGCCCAGGACGCGCACGACCGGCTGACCGACCTCGTGCTGCGCGGCGGCGACCTGCCGGACGTGGCGGCCGCGGTCGCCGGGGTGCTGCACGGCGACCTCACGGTCTACGACGCCGACGGCACGCTGCTGGCGAGCTCCGCGGCGCCGGCCGCGCTGGACCCGGACGCGCTCGCCGCGGCCCGCGCCGCCGGGCGTGCGGTGTCCACGAAGGACTCGTGGGTGTGCGCCGTGCAGGCCGGTCCCGAGCTGCTGGGCAGCCTGGTGCTGGCCGGCCGCGACGGGCTGGCCGACCCGGACCGGCGGCTGTTCGAACGCGCCGGCGTCGTGACGGCGCTGCTGCTGATGCTGCGGCGGTCGGTGGTGCGGGCCGAGGACGAGGTCCGCGGCGAGCTGCTGACCGACCTGCTCACCGCGCCGGACCGCAATCCCCGCGCCCTGCTGGCGCGCGGACGCCGGCTGGGCATCGACCTCTCGGCACCGCACGCGGTGCTGGTCGCGCACGCCGACGGCGGCTCGCGGCGGCGGCTGGCGAGCGCGGCCGCCCGGCACGCGACGCTGGTCGGGGTGCACGCGGAGGAGGTCGTGCTGCTGGGCACGGGCGACCCGGACGAGCTGGCCCGCCGGGTGGCGGCCGACCTCGGCGCGGCGACCGGCCGTCCGGTGACGGTGGGGGCCGCGGGCCCGGCGGGCGGGCCGTCGGCGATCGCCGCGGCACACGGCGAAGCGGCGCGCTGCGTCCGGGCGCTGCTGGCGCTGGGCCGGACCGGCGAAGGCGCGGCGATGGCGGGGCTCGGGTTCCTCGGCCAGCTGCTGGGCGAGCACGCGGACCTGGAGGGGTTCGTCCGCCGGACGCTCGGGCCGGTCCTGGACTACGACGCGCGCCGGGGCACGGAACTGGTGGCGACGCTGCGGGCGTACTTCGCGAGCGGGTCCCAGCTGGCGCGGACGAAGGACGTGCTGCACGTCCACGTGAACACGGTGGTGCAGCGGCTGGAGCGGGTGGCGTCGCTGCTCGGGGAGGACTGGCAGGCACCGGACCGCGCGCTGGAAATCCAGCTGGCGCTGCGGGTGCACCGCCTAGGCCGGTGA
- a CDS encoding VOC family protein: protein MLRGMATVSYFADDHAAARAWYTEFLGVEPYFCRPGYAEFRIGDFQHELGLIDRRYVAASTGGPGGEIVYWHVDDLGAAVARLHELGAQEHEPITERGPGFVTASVVDPFGNVLGVMTNAHYLSVLAGRS, encoded by the coding sequence ATGCTGCGAGGAATGGCCACCGTTTCCTACTTCGCCGACGACCACGCGGCCGCGCGGGCCTGGTACACCGAGTTCCTCGGCGTCGAGCCGTACTTCTGCCGGCCCGGGTACGCCGAGTTCCGGATCGGCGATTTCCAGCACGAACTCGGCCTGATCGACCGCCGGTACGTCGCGGCGAGCACGGGCGGGCCGGGCGGCGAGATCGTCTACTGGCACGTCGACGACCTCGGGGCGGCCGTCGCGCGCCTGCACGAGCTGGGCGCGCAGGAGCACGAGCCGATCACCGAGCGCGGGCCCGGGTTCGTGACGGCCTCGGTCGTCGACCCGTTCGGCAACGTGCTCGGCGTCATGACGAACGCGCACTATCTGTCCGTACTGGCTGGACGCTCATGA
- a CDS encoding MFS transporter, with amino-acid sequence MPVEARTRVALGALSAACFVSVTSENLPVALLPQLAAGLGAGDSAIGLLMTGYALVVAVSVIPLVAWTSRWDRRTTALVTLGMVVASNVVLALAPAYWVAVVARLVAAAGHGVFWSVVASMAARLLGPGRGGRATAVVFAGNSVAFLFGLSVSSWLGATLGWRTAVLAVAGVAAVTALVIRLTVGPMPAEGPSGGPRIVADRALAPVHLATLLVVTGHFAAFTYITALIAHYVRVTGPATSALLFAHGAAGLAGLVLIGRHIDRHPRATALVTTAGVAACLLVLLVVPGPVAAGSAIVAWAAPAAGIGVVLQGAVLRVAKGRPDLASAVYIVAFQIGIALGAALGGLGLDHDLLPAAVAIAVAGGLTSALVVRRSRAFGSPA; translated from the coding sequence ATGCCTGTCGAAGCCCGCACCCGAGTCGCGCTGGGAGCACTCAGCGCGGCGTGCTTCGTGTCCGTGACGTCGGAAAACCTGCCCGTCGCCCTGCTGCCGCAGCTCGCCGCCGGGCTCGGGGCCGGCGACTCCGCGATCGGGCTGCTGATGACCGGGTACGCGCTGGTCGTCGCGGTGTCGGTGATCCCGCTGGTCGCCTGGACGTCCCGCTGGGACCGCCGGACGACCGCGCTGGTGACCCTCGGCATGGTCGTGGCGTCGAACGTGGTGCTCGCGCTCGCGCCGGCCTACTGGGTCGCGGTCGTCGCGCGGCTCGTGGCGGCCGCGGGTCACGGCGTGTTCTGGTCGGTCGTCGCGTCGATGGCCGCCCGGCTGCTGGGGCCCGGCCGGGGCGGCCGCGCGACGGCGGTGGTGTTCGCCGGGAACTCCGTGGCCTTCCTCTTCGGGCTTTCGGTGAGCTCCTGGCTCGGCGCGACCCTCGGCTGGCGGACGGCGGTGCTGGCCGTGGCGGGCGTCGCGGCCGTCACGGCGCTGGTCATCCGCCTCACGGTCGGCCCGATGCCCGCGGAAGGGCCGTCCGGCGGGCCCCGGATCGTCGCCGACCGGGCGCTGGCGCCGGTGCACCTGGCGACGCTGCTGGTGGTCACCGGGCACTTCGCGGCGTTCACCTACATCACGGCGCTGATCGCGCACTACGTGCGGGTGACCGGCCCGGCGACCTCGGCGCTGCTGTTCGCCCACGGCGCGGCGGGCCTGGCCGGCCTGGTCCTGATCGGCCGCCACATCGACCGGCACCCGCGGGCGACGGCGCTGGTCACGACGGCCGGCGTGGCCGCGTGCCTGCTGGTGCTCCTGGTCGTCCCGGGCCCGGTGGCCGCGGGGTCGGCGATCGTCGCGTGGGCCGCCCCGGCGGCCGGGATCGGCGTGGTGCTGCAGGGGGCCGTCCTGCGCGTGGCGAAGGGCCGCCCGGACCTCGCGTCGGCGGTCTACATCGTGGCGTTCCAGATCGGCATCGCGCTGGGCGCCGCGCTCGGCGGCCTCGGGCTGGACCACGACCTGCTCCCGGCGGCGGTGGCCATCGCGGTGGCGGGCGGCCTCACCTCGGCGCTCGTCGTGCGCCGCTCCCGGGCGTTCGGCTCACCGGCCTAG